A window of Hyalangium gracile contains these coding sequences:
- a CDS encoding DUF5011 domain-containing protein: MALRINEGWKVLIGTLGLSLMGCGGAALEQEGSLARQAQSLDGAVTLTLNGEAEMTLECGVDAWADPGATATDGEGNPLPVVTYNSGSDEYGPGPQANAVGIYYVQYAATDANWNLADAVRTVNVLDTLTPTLTLNGEETIIYPCGSNFVDPGVTATDTCYGDLAGSVMVTGYVNGWVEGTYTLQYDVSDGSGHEAPAVTRTVEVVDCPWNR, from the coding sequence ATGGCTCTGCGCATCAACGAAGGCTGGAAGGTGCTGATCGGTACGCTGGGACTGTCCCTGATGGGCTGCGGAGGCGCGGCGCTGGAGCAGGAGGGCTCGCTGGCGCGGCAGGCGCAGAGCCTCGACGGCGCGGTGACGCTGACGCTCAACGGGGAGGCGGAGATGACGCTGGAGTGCGGCGTGGATGCCTGGGCCGACCCGGGCGCCACGGCCACGGACGGCGAGGGCAACCCGCTCCCGGTGGTGACGTACAACTCGGGGAGTGATGAGTATGGCCCTGGCCCGCAGGCGAACGCCGTGGGCATCTACTACGTCCAGTACGCCGCCACGGACGCCAACTGGAACCTGGCGGACGCCGTCCGCACGGTGAACGTCCTGGACACCCTCACGCCCACGCTGACGCTCAACGGCGAGGAGACCATCATCTATCCTTGCGGCAGCAACTTCGTGGATCCGGGCGTCACGGCGACGGACACGTGCTACGGCGACCTGGCGGGGTCGGTGATGGTGACGGGCTACGTGAACGGCTGGGTCGAGGGCACGTACACGCTGCAGTATGACGTGAGCGATGGCTCGGGCCACGAGGCGCCCGCGGTGACGCGGACCGTGGAAGTCGTCGACTGCCCCTGGAACCGGTAG
- a CDS encoding choice-of-anchor D domain-containing protein: MRGLALGLALLCAACGGEGASPVRPRLVAPPETLELGTVPVLREATGEVPLVNVGRAGLRVLGARIQEEGTPFRVLSAPEIVSAGGQERIQVAFVPPAEEVYRATLVVETEEVERGVVEVALTGEGRTVSALELEPTVLDFGRVPEGQAVARSLSVRARGTAGLVLEELRLASGTSPAFSLLGSVRTPAVVDVGTEAQLTVRYAVPPGAVGAMSGGVLLRTTDPARREATVRLLGTVNRAPVPVIAPLGTSAPGREVVLDGTGSADPDGDTPLTYQWRLRSRPVGAEAAIADAAAARTVLRLDGAVPGEYEVELSVTDAAGARSVTPTRARVVAAPAQQLLVEMFWDNATTDMDLHVLRAPGAVLGSSPDDCHYANPRPDWGDIGVTGDDPELLRDALTGYGPEVMGYGEPVAGTYRVAVVFSRENGAADPRSTVTVRVYERGVVKGEFRRMLSHQGDAWSVADVTWPAGAITEVP, translated from the coding sequence GTGAGAGGGCTGGCGCTCGGGCTGGCGCTGCTGTGTGCCGCGTGTGGCGGCGAGGGGGCCAGTCCGGTGCGCCCTCGGCTGGTGGCGCCGCCGGAGACGCTCGAGCTGGGCACCGTGCCCGTGCTGCGCGAGGCGACAGGGGAGGTTCCGCTCGTCAACGTGGGCCGTGCCGGGCTGCGCGTGTTGGGTGCGAGGATCCAGGAGGAGGGCACGCCCTTCCGGGTGCTGTCCGCGCCGGAGATTGTCTCGGCGGGTGGGCAGGAGCGGATCCAGGTCGCCTTCGTCCCACCGGCGGAGGAGGTGTACCGGGCCACCCTGGTTGTCGAGACAGAGGAGGTGGAGCGCGGCGTGGTGGAGGTGGCGCTCACGGGCGAAGGCCGGACGGTGTCGGCACTGGAGCTGGAGCCGACCGTGCTCGACTTCGGACGGGTACCCGAGGGGCAGGCCGTGGCCCGCTCGCTCTCTGTCCGCGCACGTGGGACAGCGGGACTGGTGCTCGAGGAACTTCGCCTGGCTTCGGGCACGAGCCCGGCGTTCAGCCTCCTGGGCTCGGTGCGCACGCCAGCGGTGGTGGACGTGGGGACCGAGGCGCAGCTCACCGTCCGGTACGCGGTGCCGCCCGGAGCCGTGGGGGCCATGAGCGGCGGCGTGCTCTTGAGGACCACGGATCCCGCTCGAAGGGAGGCCACGGTGCGGTTGCTGGGCACGGTGAACCGGGCGCCCGTGCCCGTCATCGCGCCGCTGGGGACGAGCGCTCCGGGCCGGGAGGTGGTGCTCGATGGAACGGGCTCGGCGGATCCGGATGGGGATACACCGCTGACGTATCAGTGGAGGCTTCGCTCGCGACCCGTGGGAGCAGAGGCGGCGATCGCGGATGCGGCGGCGGCTCGCACGGTGCTGCGGCTGGATGGGGCGGTTCCGGGAGAGTACGAGGTGGAGCTGTCCGTCACGGATGCGGCGGGGGCACGGAGCGTGACGCCGACCCGTGCACGAGTGGTGGCCGCGCCCGCGCAGCAGCTCCTGGTGGAGATGTTCTGGGACAACGCGACCACGGACATGGACCTTCATGTGCTGAGGGCTCCGGGCGCGGTGCTCGGGAGCAGTCCGGACGACTGCCACTACGCGAACCCGCGTCCGGACTGGGGTGACATCGGGGTGACGGGAGACGACCCGGAGCTGCTGCGAGACGCCCTCACTGGATACGGGCCAGAGGTGATGGGCTACGGAGAGCCCGTGGCGGGGACGTATCGCGTGGCGGTGGTGTTCTCTCGAGAGAACGGGGCGGCGGACCCTCGGAGCACGGTGACGGTGCGGGTGTACGAGCGGGGCGTGGTGAAGGGGGAGTTCCGGCGGATGCTCTCGCACCAGGGCGATGCGTGGAGCGTGGCGGACGTGACGTGGCCGGCGGGTGCCATCACGGAGGTGCCATGA
- a CDS encoding MBL fold metallo-hydrolase, giving the protein MKALVAALALAPTLALAQQPDFSKTQIKASPAAGNVHMLMGEGGNIAVSVGPDGVLIVDDQFAPLAQKINAAIDKLSKGKIQYVLNTHWHFDHTGGNNVFGKEGRIVSHAAVRARLASDQKLLGMDIKALPKEGLPVITYDTSMSIFFNGEEIRLTHYPAGHTDGDTTVYFTSSNVLHTGDQFVVDSFPFFDMENGGTVEGYMRNQEKILQTLPAGVKIIPGHGPMAGREDLERSLAMLKETTALVRSKKEAGKTLEQVQAEGLPEKYKTWGNAFVKEPVYLEMLYKGLAVTAKAPAAPAAPATPPAPKK; this is encoded by the coding sequence ATGAAAGCTCTCGTCGCCGCTCTGGCCCTGGCCCCGACCCTCGCGCTGGCCCAGCAGCCGGACTTCTCGAAGACCCAGATCAAGGCGTCGCCCGCCGCGGGCAACGTCCACATGCTCATGGGAGAGGGCGGCAACATCGCCGTGTCGGTGGGGCCGGACGGCGTGCTCATCGTCGACGACCAGTTCGCTCCGCTGGCGCAGAAGATCAACGCCGCCATCGACAAGCTGAGCAAGGGGAAGATCCAGTACGTGCTCAACACGCACTGGCACTTCGACCACACGGGCGGCAACAACGTCTTCGGCAAGGAGGGCCGCATCGTGTCGCACGCCGCGGTGCGCGCGCGCCTGGCGTCGGACCAGAAGCTCCTCGGCATGGACATCAAGGCGCTGCCGAAGGAGGGCCTGCCCGTCATCACCTATGACACCAGCATGTCCATCTTCTTCAACGGCGAGGAGATCCGCCTGACGCACTACCCGGCCGGGCACACGGACGGGGACACGACGGTGTACTTCACCAGCTCCAACGTGCTGCACACGGGCGATCAGTTCGTGGTGGACTCGTTCCCCTTCTTCGACATGGAGAACGGCGGCACGGTGGAGGGCTACATGCGCAACCAGGAGAAGATCCTCCAGACGCTGCCGGCGGGGGTGAAGATCATCCCGGGCCATGGACCGATGGCCGGGCGCGAGGACCTGGAGCGCTCGCTGGCGATGCTGAAGGAGACGACGGCCCTGGTGCGCTCCAAGAAAGAGGCGGGCAAGACGCTGGAGCAGGTGCAGGCCGAGGGGCTCCCGGAGAAGTACAAGACGTGGGGCAACGCCTTCGTCAAGGAGCCGGTGTACCTGGAGATGCTCTACAAGGGGCTGGCGGTGACGGCGAAGGCTCCCGCCGCGCCCGCGGCTCCGGCGACGCCGCCCGCGCCGAAGAAGTAG
- a CDS encoding vWA domain-containing protein translates to MPALPPGLRVDTYTQRSASKVDVLWVVDDSGSMAPRQENLARNFQAFIALFRQGSTDFRLAVATTDIFARPGELVGTPALLAPDTPDLEGAFARNVRVGTLGSAYEAGLEAARLVLERQAEEGAPWREALVACEAGCDTEACREDCAERHPVPFLRPGALLYLVFVTDEEDRSPYELRAYWRAFEQAQGIGNDGTVVASAIIGDVPANGCGATPGQRYAELARLTGGEVGSICDAEFADTLRALATSAVGLRRTFVLSHAADPATLEVRVHHPCGVAAEAVAQCESVDRTACAGQPAETLGAVCTPREQGPDGWRYEPERKALFFAGRSVPGLGARVEVRYFEEGSR, encoded by the coding sequence GTGCCCGCGCTCCCTCCCGGGCTGCGAGTGGACACCTATACCCAGCGCTCCGCCTCGAAGGTGGACGTGCTGTGGGTGGTGGACGACTCGGGCTCCATGGCGCCACGGCAGGAGAACCTCGCGCGCAACTTCCAGGCGTTCATCGCGCTGTTCCGGCAGGGGAGTACCGACTTCCGCCTGGCCGTCGCCACCACGGACATCTTCGCGCGCCCCGGTGAGCTGGTGGGGACGCCCGCGTTGCTGGCGCCGGACACGCCGGACCTGGAGGGGGCCTTCGCCCGGAACGTGCGAGTGGGGACGCTGGGCAGTGCGTACGAGGCGGGCCTGGAGGCCGCGCGGCTCGTGCTGGAGCGGCAGGCGGAGGAGGGGGCGCCGTGGCGCGAGGCGCTCGTCGCGTGTGAGGCGGGCTGTGACACGGAGGCCTGTCGCGAGGACTGCGCCGAGCGTCACCCCGTGCCGTTCCTGCGCCCCGGAGCGTTGCTGTACCTGGTCTTCGTCACCGATGAGGAGGACCGCTCGCCGTATGAGCTGCGCGCGTACTGGCGGGCATTCGAGCAGGCGCAGGGGATTGGGAACGATGGCACCGTGGTGGCCTCCGCCATCATCGGGGACGTGCCCGCGAATGGCTGTGGGGCGACCCCGGGCCAGCGCTACGCCGAGCTGGCGCGGCTGACGGGCGGCGAGGTGGGAAGCATCTGCGATGCGGAGTTCGCCGACACGCTCCGAGCGCTGGCGACCAGCGCGGTGGGGCTCAGGCGGACCTTCGTGCTGTCCCATGCGGCGGATCCGGCGACGCTCGAGGTGCGTGTGCACCACCCGTGCGGCGTGGCCGCGGAGGCGGTGGCGCAGTGTGAGTCGGTGGATCGCACGGCGTGCGCGGGGCAGCCCGCCGAGACACTGGGCGCGGTGTGCACGCCCCGGGAGCAGGGGCCGGACGGCTGGCGCTACGAGCCTGAGCGGAAGGCGCTCTTCTTCGCGGGCCGCTCCGTCCCGGGATTGGGAGCCCGCGTGGAGGTGAGGTACTTCGAGGAGGGCTCGAGGTGA
- a CDS encoding IPT/TIG domain-containing protein, with product MNAGARLRALLLVLLVACGEEHRPGADAGTSEDAGTQGSADAGSLDAGATDGGADAGVLSPPRLQAALPARGEVGGGTWTTLRGSGFLSGVASSTTEAAKLTVLEVGGSRVRDFQIIDDGLIDLRTPPGPAGTTSITLRNPRGTATCDGCFTWFEPLTVRTIAPEVGPLAGGNTVTLVGSGFTDRTQVLLGGAASPRVMRLSSTELRVLVPRGLVADRVDVRVQAEGGGGLLRRAYRYVEELRIAEVTPLTGPLVGGTSVVLTGQGFEGATAVLFGDVPAASFTVESSTCITATTPPSLKPGAVEVRIVTPREAWTVRGGFTYVDASGAFTLYGVFPHVGARADGTVTLTGQGLDAPGLSVSFGGQPVALGSVTPTTAVITVPPRGALPRVVTVAATAGTASASLPDGYTFRVTLSGAAPSTGPVQGGTEVLLDGANLPPDAVVQVGGLDASELSLSGETRLRFTTPPGASGPASTLRVHAASDPENEAVLPKVFQYEAPLMLAWLEPAQGAIAGGTHVTVRGAGFGSGTTLTFGGQPARDVQVVDAHTITVRTPPSSMGAVRVAVARGSAQAELTEGFTYFDPRGSGGLSGAPFTGTLNVTVLDSSFGAYGAPVLGARVMLGTDPATPFQGTTDSRGQLTFSDPRLAGAQMVTAFKEGYDAVTVTHIRAENLTVFLRRIGSQANPGDPPVAPTAVITGRVFGFKPPRPLMPDEELEARVFVAQSSPAGGPPFAGVGNRTSDTWKLRQEGGSFLVHARPGLRAVYAVLGVVKGTAFEPYLLGIHRGISASHSRVAEGKDVVLDMHLDVTVPLTVQGPVSVEGVTPLHQVYAWLDLGLEGLIPHPSNWGTGTRLYSSVVGPGPGLTFPSFPRLEGSSFLFLDLLQGTVAYPQSLLYHRQPGALAQGVTLGPMLPLSTFTSPTQGNRFAGAVAWRREGGAAPDVQQLILSELSPTGGPRWTVIMPGGPTQVSMPAPALAVLRATLPAGAVLRADLTTSRVPRFQYDQWTYDALSPVAWTAYALSRSERIDP from the coding sequence ATGAACGCGGGTGCGCGGCTCAGGGCCCTGCTGCTGGTGCTGCTCGTGGCCTGTGGCGAAGAGCACCGTCCCGGAGCGGATGCGGGGACGAGCGAGGACGCGGGAACGCAGGGCTCCGCGGATGCCGGAAGCCTGGATGCCGGCGCGACCGATGGAGGTGCGGACGCAGGCGTTCTTTCTCCGCCTCGTCTCCAGGCAGCACTGCCCGCGCGTGGGGAGGTCGGCGGGGGCACCTGGACCACCTTGAGAGGCAGCGGCTTCCTGAGCGGCGTGGCGAGCAGCACCACCGAGGCCGCGAAGCTCACGGTGCTCGAGGTCGGCGGGAGCCGGGTGAGGGACTTCCAGATCATCGACGACGGCTTGATCGATCTGCGAACGCCTCCAGGTCCGGCGGGAACCACGAGCATCACCCTGCGGAATCCTCGAGGCACAGCGACCTGTGATGGCTGCTTCACCTGGTTCGAGCCCCTCACCGTGCGCACCATCGCTCCCGAGGTTGGACCGCTGGCGGGCGGCAATACGGTGACGTTGGTGGGCTCCGGCTTCACGGACAGGACGCAGGTGCTCCTGGGAGGAGCAGCGAGTCCGAGGGTGATGCGCCTCTCTTCCACCGAGCTGCGAGTCCTGGTGCCTCGTGGGCTCGTGGCGGACCGTGTGGACGTGAGAGTCCAGGCTGAAGGGGGAGGGGGCCTGCTGCGCCGGGCGTACCGCTACGTCGAGGAGCTGCGCATCGCGGAAGTCACCCCACTCACGGGACCTCTAGTGGGAGGAACCTCGGTGGTGCTCACGGGCCAGGGCTTCGAGGGTGCCACCGCCGTGCTCTTTGGAGATGTCCCCGCCGCATCCTTCACGGTGGAGAGCTCCACATGCATCACCGCCACCACACCTCCAAGCCTGAAGCCTGGAGCGGTGGAGGTCCGCATCGTCACGCCGCGAGAGGCCTGGACGGTGCGTGGAGGCTTCACCTACGTCGATGCCTCTGGTGCCTTCACGCTGTACGGCGTCTTTCCTCATGTCGGGGCGCGTGCCGACGGCACCGTGACGCTGACCGGGCAGGGGCTCGATGCGCCGGGACTGTCCGTGAGCTTCGGAGGGCAGCCAGTGGCCCTCGGCTCCGTGACGCCCACGACAGCGGTCATCACTGTGCCTCCCAGAGGCGCGCTTCCCCGAGTCGTCACCGTGGCCGCCACGGCAGGCACAGCGAGCGCGAGCCTTCCGGACGGCTACACCTTCCGAGTCACTCTCTCCGGCGCGGCACCGTCGACCGGACCGGTGCAAGGCGGGACGGAGGTGCTGCTCGATGGAGCGAACCTCCCACCGGACGCCGTGGTACAGGTGGGTGGACTCGATGCCTCGGAACTCTCGCTCTCCGGCGAGACACGGCTCCGCTTCACGACTCCACCGGGCGCGAGCGGCCCGGCGAGTACCCTCCGCGTCCATGCCGCGAGTGATCCGGAGAACGAGGCCGTGCTGCCCAAGGTCTTCCAGTACGAAGCGCCGCTCATGCTCGCCTGGCTCGAGCCGGCTCAGGGCGCCATCGCGGGAGGAACGCACGTCACGGTCCGGGGCGCGGGGTTCGGATCGGGCACCACGCTCACATTCGGCGGCCAGCCCGCGCGAGACGTGCAGGTGGTGGATGCTCACACGATTACTGTCCGCACACCTCCATCGAGCATGGGAGCAGTGCGGGTGGCCGTGGCGAGAGGCAGTGCCCAGGCCGAGCTGACCGAAGGGTTCACCTACTTCGACCCGCGAGGCTCGGGAGGGCTGTCGGGGGCTCCCTTCACCGGTACGCTCAACGTCACGGTGCTGGACTCCTCGTTTGGAGCCTATGGAGCGCCGGTGCTCGGAGCACGCGTCATGCTCGGCACGGATCCGGCCACACCGTTCCAGGGCACGACGGACTCACGGGGGCAGCTCACGTTCTCGGATCCGCGGCTCGCGGGCGCGCAGATGGTGACGGCCTTCAAGGAGGGCTACGACGCCGTCACCGTGACCCACATCCGAGCGGAGAACCTCACGGTCTTCCTCCGTCGCATCGGCAGCCAGGCCAATCCCGGAGACCCACCGGTGGCTCCCACGGCGGTCATCACGGGGCGGGTGTTCGGGTTCAAGCCGCCTCGGCCGCTGATGCCAGACGAGGAACTGGAGGCGCGCGTCTTCGTCGCCCAGTCGAGCCCCGCGGGTGGGCCTCCCTTCGCGGGCGTGGGGAATCGGACGTCGGACACGTGGAAGCTGCGCCAGGAGGGAGGCTCTTTCCTCGTGCACGCGCGCCCCGGCCTGCGCGCGGTGTACGCGGTGCTCGGGGTGGTGAAGGGCACGGCGTTCGAGCCGTACCTGCTCGGCATCCATCGAGGCATCAGCGCCTCCCACTCCCGAGTCGCCGAGGGGAAGGACGTGGTGCTCGACATGCACCTGGACGTCACCGTGCCCCTCACCGTGCAGGGACCTGTGAGTGTGGAAGGCGTCACTCCGCTGCACCAGGTGTACGCCTGGCTGGACCTGGGCCTGGAGGGGCTCATCCCGCATCCGTCCAACTGGGGCACGGGGACGCGGCTCTACTCCTCCGTCGTCGGGCCGGGGCCTGGGCTCACGTTCCCGTCCTTCCCTCGGCTCGAGGGCTCGAGCTTCCTCTTCCTGGATCTGCTCCAAGGCACCGTCGCGTATCCCCAGAGTCTGCTCTACCACCGTCAGCCAGGGGCGCTGGCCCAGGGGGTGACGCTCGGCCCGATGCTGCCGCTCAGCACCTTCACCTCCCCCACGCAGGGAAACCGCTTCGCGGGCGCGGTGGCGTGGCGCAGGGAAGGAGGGGCTGCTCCCGACGTGCAGCAGCTCATCCTCTCGGAGTTGAGCCCCACGGGAGGACCGCGCTGGACCGTCATCATGCCGGGTGGTCCAACGCAGGTGTCGATGCCGGCTCCAGCCCTGGCCGTGCTGCGTGCCACGCTCCCTGCCGGTGCGGTGCTCCGGGCCGACCTGACCACCAGCCGGGTGCCGCGCTTCCAGTATGACCAGTGGACGTATGACGCGCTGTCGCCCGTGGCGTGGAC